One genomic window of Deinococcus deserti VCD115 includes the following:
- a CDS encoding UvrD-helicase domain-containing protein → MLDDIETKAWVDEHLAPVLAELPVELLLAVPGKIRSEVLKKLLDDPTSAEEALRVGGRLARMDASERARRAWQAVTKEWNEAAGALAGLGGPAGDELERFRQAAVQAASSAPVLGDALRAVRRALDGHKGTIGKGWNKDQKAATHAALKTLKALAARHDLLGESTPDSQAHDEAVLALGALFAHVRQRFAELKAEQEIATFADLETYADTALQQAAVQAYYADRWTHLLIDEAQDTNPVQWRILSALAGSGVNLTVVGDEKQSIYAFRRADVEVFRAAQTEVQARGGSVIPMGMSFRTHAGLVSAINTYFENLMQGPDMDRPTAARFEPLTAFRAESPSGSDTACVELHALQGEDEATLRAAEAAYLAGRIQALLLAGQPVYDRALNGTRPLRLSDIALLYRARTHQQVYENALAAAGLPYVVHGGRGLYDRPEVLDATNLLQAVADPTADVSLVAVLRGPHVHLTDQILLDTAQRRQDGESFWTAAGRSAHPDVQAAVAWIRELRAASARLSASQLLMDADARTGALLVHAAQPDGPRRLENVRRFQALLRA, encoded by the coding sequence GTGCTCGACGACATCGAAACCAAAGCCTGGGTGGACGAGCACCTCGCCCCGGTGCTGGCGGAACTGCCGGTGGAACTCCTGCTCGCGGTGCCTGGCAAGATCCGCAGCGAGGTCCTGAAGAAACTGCTGGATGACCCGACCAGTGCCGAGGAAGCCCTCCGGGTAGGGGGCAGGCTGGCGCGGATGGACGCTTCAGAGCGGGCCCGGCGCGCCTGGCAGGCTGTGACCAAGGAATGGAATGAGGCCGCCGGCGCCCTGGCCGGGCTGGGCGGCCCAGCGGGTGATGAGCTCGAGCGCTTCCGGCAGGCCGCTGTGCAGGCAGCGTCCTCGGCTCCGGTCCTGGGCGACGCCCTGCGGGCGGTCCGCCGCGCCCTGGATGGCCACAAAGGCACCATCGGCAAGGGCTGGAACAAGGACCAGAAAGCAGCCACCCACGCGGCCCTGAAAACCCTGAAAGCCCTGGCCGCGCGCCACGACCTGCTCGGAGAAAGCACGCCTGACTCTCAGGCTCATGATGAGGCGGTCCTGGCGCTGGGTGCCCTGTTCGCCCATGTGCGCCAGCGGTTTGCGGAACTCAAGGCGGAGCAGGAGATCGCTACCTTTGCGGACCTGGAAACGTACGCGGACACGGCTCTCCAGCAGGCCGCGGTCCAGGCGTACTACGCCGACCGCTGGACACACCTGCTGATTGATGAAGCTCAGGACACCAACCCGGTGCAGTGGCGCATCCTTTCCGCTCTGGCAGGATCCGGAGTGAACCTCACGGTCGTGGGGGACGAGAAGCAGTCGATCTATGCGTTCCGGCGCGCTGACGTGGAGGTGTTCCGCGCGGCGCAGACCGAGGTGCAGGCTCGGGGCGGGAGTGTCATTCCGATGGGAATGTCCTTCCGGACGCATGCCGGTCTGGTTTCGGCGATCAACACCTACTTCGAGAACCTGATGCAGGGGCCGGACATGGACCGGCCTACCGCTGCGCGTTTTGAACCCCTTACCGCCTTCCGGGCCGAGTCCCCGTCAGGGAGCGACACCGCTTGCGTGGAACTGCACGCCCTACAGGGGGAAGACGAAGCCACGCTGCGGGCCGCGGAAGCGGCTTACCTGGCGGGCCGGATTCAGGCCCTGCTGCTGGCCGGCCAGCCGGTGTACGACCGGGCATTGAACGGGACCCGGCCCTTGCGGCTGTCTGACATCGCTCTGCTGTACCGGGCGCGCACCCATCAGCAGGTCTACGAGAATGCCCTGGCCGCCGCGGGCCTGCCGTATGTCGTTCATGGAGGCCGTGGGCTGTACGACCGTCCAGAAGTGCTCGACGCGACCAACCTGCTGCAGGCAGTGGCGGACCCGACGGCGGACGTCTCGCTGGTGGCGGTGCTGCGCGGACCGCACGTCCACTTGACCGACCAGATCCTGCTTGACACGGCGCAGCGCCGGCAGGACGGGGAGAGCTTCTGGACGGCGGCCGGCCGCAGCGCTCACCCGGACGTTCAGGCGGCGGTGGCCTGGATCCGGGAATTGCGTGCGGCGAGTGCGCGGCTGAGTGCTTCGCAGCTGCTGATGGACGCAGACGCCCGCACCGGAGCGCTGCTGGTTCACGCGGCCCAGCCGGACGGTCCGCGCCGATTGGAGAACGTCCGCCGTTTTCAGGCGCTCCTGCGGGCCTGA
- a CDS encoding PD-(D/E)XK nuclease family protein — MTRLLLTHPYPSVLLDGAAERYSPDLRLLVPNVQAGRDLRGRLSNSGPAMTLTQTARDLLRDAGWTPLNTGNREAFLRDVLSGLPLEYLDPLRDKPGTLLSLQRLLGELMRANIDAALLSEVAAPGRERDVARMFMALVQRSEAERTFDPVGAEFFAGRFAPVPARRMLVHGFAYLDASQVALLDRLLAPGSLVTLPFVDGARGLQRTGETLKALVARGLEVCHLQGKAIRSGDEVVAAYVHRSAAERAFRNEEFPDIESEVRSCLRQVRSWLDDGVRADHLAVIVRHEATYLAALADVAREYAVPLVSGGQLPLLHTPLGSLLQAWIDAHAREWRYSATRRVLTHPLLRLSVDALARARALQPGCPSGLGVWNADLDWLDVPEDTTWLEGLGVLQRLLVDLGVRDQCQHDPALNVAVSLLGDRLSAEARRTDACSREQLLGLVRHVLQTTTMPVLLGRGGVRVANPLAALGRRFDHVWVLGVSDTLFPARSADHPLIDSATRRRWSRSGVHVPDVSALASVEEALFLGAVAGAGHELVISRPRRGPDGRELRPSPFWSRLGEGKAEAAPLALGSEMERLLTLALAGQTLPGSIQGKVQVERERDAGHFGPHSGQLDSPIRVEERRWSPSQLHAAGACRYRWFTQKLLRLDEPLDPDLVEDRRVTGTLLHAALEAALQDRAAGDTTEDRVRRAEEALKRKERQLWASGELRGGPLWPVDREEIRRTAVRAVRSPAFVPPGWVPVHLEERREFTVRAGDATFALVGIVDRLDQTPDGLTVTDYKTGSYVSKVVFEGVMNLEVQLPLYMEALGAAGGRYLSIENAENLPEAAGPAAESPRKSYRWAQHQAKVSLFLENLATALAQGNVAPSPDHKREACAYCAVQPVCRDRGRVAEVGA; from the coding sequence ATGACCCGGCTGCTTCTCACCCACCCGTACCCCAGCGTGCTGCTTGACGGCGCAGCAGAGCGGTACTCGCCTGACCTGAGGCTGCTGGTGCCCAACGTGCAGGCTGGCCGTGACCTGCGTGGCCGGCTCAGTAATTCCGGACCAGCCATGACCCTCACTCAGACGGCCCGTGATCTCCTGCGGGACGCCGGATGGACGCCCCTGAACACAGGAAACCGGGAGGCGTTCTTGCGTGACGTGCTGAGCGGCCTGCCACTCGAGTACCTGGACCCGCTGCGGGACAAGCCTGGGACCCTGCTCAGTCTTCAGCGCCTTCTCGGCGAATTGATGCGCGCCAATATTGACGCGGCCCTGCTGTCCGAGGTGGCGGCCCCAGGCCGCGAGCGTGACGTGGCCCGGATGTTCATGGCGCTGGTCCAGCGTTCGGAAGCCGAGCGAACCTTTGATCCTGTCGGGGCTGAGTTTTTTGCGGGACGCTTTGCTCCGGTACCGGCCCGCCGAATGCTGGTTCACGGCTTTGCCTACCTCGACGCGTCGCAGGTGGCGCTTCTGGACCGTCTGCTGGCCCCTGGATCCCTGGTGACACTCCCTTTCGTGGACGGCGCCCGGGGGCTGCAGCGGACAGGAGAGACCCTGAAGGCTCTTGTTGCCCGGGGTTTAGAGGTGTGTCACCTGCAGGGCAAGGCCATCCGGAGTGGAGACGAGGTGGTCGCGGCCTACGTGCACCGGTCAGCCGCAGAGCGCGCGTTTCGCAACGAGGAATTCCCAGACATCGAAAGCGAGGTGCGGTCCTGCCTGCGGCAGGTGCGCAGCTGGCTGGACGATGGCGTGCGCGCCGATCATCTGGCCGTGATCGTGCGGCATGAGGCGACCTACCTCGCGGCCCTGGCGGACGTCGCGCGTGAATACGCCGTCCCTCTGGTGAGCGGTGGGCAGCTCCCGCTGCTGCATACCCCTCTCGGCAGCCTGCTGCAAGCCTGGATCGACGCTCACGCCCGGGAGTGGCGCTACAGCGCCACACGGCGCGTCCTGACCCATCCTCTGCTGCGCCTGTCGGTCGATGCGCTCGCCCGGGCCCGGGCCCTGCAGCCGGGCTGCCCGTCCGGCCTTGGGGTCTGGAACGCGGACCTCGACTGGCTGGACGTTCCTGAGGACACCACCTGGCTGGAAGGCCTGGGCGTCCTTCAGCGCCTGCTGGTGGACCTGGGTGTGCGTGACCAATGTCAGCACGACCCGGCGCTGAACGTGGCGGTCAGCCTGCTGGGGGACCGCCTGAGCGCGGAAGCCCGCCGCACGGACGCCTGCTCGCGCGAACAGCTGCTGGGCCTGGTCCGTCACGTGCTGCAGACGACAACCATGCCGGTGCTCCTGGGGCGCGGTGGCGTGCGGGTGGCCAATCCGCTTGCCGCGCTGGGCCGCCGGTTCGATCACGTCTGGGTGCTGGGCGTGTCCGACACCCTGTTCCCCGCCCGCAGCGCCGACCATCCGCTGATCGACAGCGCGACCCGCCGCCGCTGGTCACGCTCCGGTGTGCATGTTCCGGACGTGTCCGCCCTGGCCAGCGTAGAGGAAGCTCTATTTCTGGGCGCGGTAGCCGGAGCGGGGCATGAGCTGGTGATCAGCCGGCCCCGGCGCGGCCCGGACGGCCGGGAACTGCGCCCGAGCCCGTTCTGGAGCCGGCTGGGGGAGGGGAAGGCAGAGGCGGCCCCGCTGGCGCTGGGTTCGGAGATGGAGCGGCTGCTCACGCTCGCCCTTGCAGGGCAGACGCTGCCTGGGTCCATCCAAGGCAAAGTTCAGGTCGAGCGGGAGCGGGACGCCGGGCACTTCGGCCCTCACTCCGGCCAGCTCGACTCGCCCATCCGTGTTGAGGAGCGGCGCTGGAGTCCGTCCCAGCTGCATGCGGCCGGAGCCTGCCGCTACCGCTGGTTTACCCAGAAGCTGCTGCGCCTGGATGAGCCGCTTGATCCTGACCTGGTGGAAGACCGCCGAGTGACGGGCACGCTGCTGCACGCGGCGCTGGAAGCCGCCCTGCAAGACCGGGCCGCGGGGGACACCACCGAGGACCGGGTGCGCCGCGCGGAAGAGGCCCTGAAGCGCAAGGAGCGTCAGCTGTGGGCCAGTGGGGAACTGCGTGGCGGCCCACTGTGGCCTGTGGACCGCGAGGAGATCCGCCGGACGGCCGTGCGGGCCGTTCGGAGCCCGGCGTTCGTGCCGCCCGGCTGGGTGCCCGTCCACCTGGAAGAGCGCCGGGAGTTCACGGTGCGCGCCGGGGACGCCACGTTCGCGCTGGTCGGGATTGTCGACCGGCTGGACCAGACGCCGGACGGGCTGACCGTCACCGATTACAAGACCGGGTCGTACGTCAGTAAGGTGGTGTTTGAAGGCGTGATGAACCTGGAAGTGCAGCTCCCGCTGTACATGGAAGCCCTCGGAGCGGCGGGTGGCCGGTATTTGAGCATCGAGAATGCGGAGAACCTGCCGGAGGCGGCGGGACCCGCAGCGGAAAGCCCGAGGAAGAGTTACCGCTGGGCTCAGCACCAGGCCAAGGTCAGCCTGTTCCTGGAGAACCTGGCCACGGCGCTGGCGCAGGGCAATGTGGCGCCCAGTCCGGACCATAAGCGCGAAGCGTGCGCGTACTGCGCGGTCCAGCCGGTGTGCCGCGACCGGGGCCGGGTCGCCGAGGTGGGCGCATGA
- a CDS encoding vWA domain-containing protein: MTTPRIELRPLRAGLTAGQTTTLTLLIRVHPAPVTTQVSQRPPLNLAFVIDRSGSMSGLPLQMAKQAAIAAVRQARPDDRVSVVAFDDRVDVIVPSQLATSREAVIQAIGTIDDRGSTNLHGGWLEGATQVAQHLTPGALNRVILLSDGQANVGVTDRREIARQVRGLTERGISTTTIGLGSHYDEELLLAIANAGDGNFEHVEDPSRLPTFFEEELQGLTRTTGRIVSLGLEPNPEHGVLVSDVLNDFERNSFGRLQLPNLVGGQPVDVLATLTVPPQPQRGGQTVGVTRVRLAWTGTDGARRKLRAQLDLPVMAADAYHTLQEDPAVLEAQALLQAARYKREAVEAIDRGDRTTARQRYRDIHGVMMSAPLPAPMLAQEVEDLRLLDKALDAGDSALSRKRAVSQANNRARSKHRE, encoded by the coding sequence ATGACCACGCCCCGTATCGAGCTCCGCCCCCTGCGCGCCGGCCTGACCGCCGGCCAGACCACCACCCTCACCCTGCTGATCCGCGTCCACCCGGCTCCCGTCACCACCCAGGTGTCCCAGCGGCCACCGCTCAACCTGGCGTTCGTGATCGACCGCAGCGGCTCCATGAGTGGGCTGCCGCTGCAGATGGCCAAACAGGCCGCCATCGCCGCCGTCCGCCAGGCCAGACCGGACGACCGCGTCAGTGTCGTCGCCTTCGACGACCGGGTGGACGTGATCGTGCCCAGTCAGCTCGCCACCAGCCGCGAAGCGGTCATCCAGGCGATCGGAACGATCGACGACCGGGGATCCACCAACTTGCACGGCGGGTGGCTGGAAGGGGCCACCCAGGTCGCACAGCACCTGACCCCCGGCGCCCTGAACCGGGTGATTCTGCTGAGTGACGGGCAGGCCAACGTGGGCGTCACCGACCGGCGGGAGATCGCGCGGCAGGTCCGCGGCCTGACCGAGCGGGGCATCAGCACCACCACCATCGGGCTGGGCTCCCACTACGACGAGGAACTGCTGCTGGCGATCGCCAACGCGGGGGACGGCAACTTCGAGCATGTCGAGGATCCCTCGCGTCTGCCGACCTTCTTCGAGGAGGAACTGCAGGGCCTGACGCGCACGACGGGGCGGATAGTCAGTCTGGGGCTCGAGCCCAACCCGGAACACGGCGTGCTGGTGAGTGACGTCCTGAACGACTTCGAGCGCAACTCCTTCGGGCGCCTCCAGCTGCCCAACCTGGTCGGGGGTCAGCCGGTGGACGTGCTCGCGACCCTGACCGTTCCGCCTCAACCACAGCGTGGCGGCCAGACCGTGGGCGTGACCCGCGTGCGCCTCGCCTGGACTGGAACTGACGGAGCCCGAAGGAAGCTGCGTGCCCAGCTTGACCTACCGGTCATGGCGGCCGATGCGTACCACACCTTGCAGGAGGACCCGGCGGTGCTCGAAGCCCAGGCACTGCTACAGGCGGCGCGGTACAAGCGCGAGGCAGTAGAGGCCATCGACCGTGGGGACCGGACCACCGCGCGGCAGCGCTACCGGGACATCCACGGCGTGATGATGTCTGCGCCCCTGCCCGCCCCGATGCTGGCCCAGGAAGTAGAAGACCTGCGCCTGCTGGACAAGGCTCTGGACGCTGGAGATAGCGCCCTCTCTCGCAAACGCGCCGTCAGCCAGGCCAACAACCGGGCCCGCAGTAAACACCGCGAGTAA
- a CDS encoding UvrD-helicase domain-containing protein: protein MTGAGALQDAAGFTPAQAQAIFSPGSVAISAGAGSGKTRVLAERILNLVQLGVDPGQIVAVTFTEAAAAELRERITRFVEARAEAQGGEWLGALASLPLMQVSTIHGLCGRVAR, encoded by the coding sequence ATGACCGGCGCAGGGGCCCTGCAGGACGCGGCCGGATTCACGCCGGCACAGGCGCAGGCCATTTTCTCCCCGGGCAGCGTGGCCATCTCGGCCGGCGCGGGAAGCGGGAAAACCCGGGTGCTGGCGGAACGGATTCTGAATCTGGTGCAGTTGGGCGTGGATCCTGGGCAGATCGTGGCCGTGACGTTCACTGAAGCGGCCGCTGCTGAACTGCGCGAGCGCATCACCCGTTTCGTGGAAGCGCGGGCGGAAGCGCAGGGAGGCGAATGGCTCGGCGCGCTGGCCAGCCTGCCCCTGATGCAGGTCAGCACCATCCACGGTCTGTGCGGACGGGTGGCCCGCTAG
- a CDS encoding IS3-like element ISDds1 family transposase (programmed frameshift) — translation MTDRRIHTAEFKRDAVQLARTSGNLSGTARDLGINSSLLRKWMNAEQEKGELAFPGQGKQLLTPEQQEIQRLRKENEILRQEREIPKKGGSLLRQRNHTLRYEFIQDQRPEYRLDLLCRVLEVSVSGYHSWRRRPICDRKEEDALLEQRIQEVHQRSKRRYGAPRIHAELHAGGVRVSRKRVARLMRASGLRAKGKRRWVRTTESSHTMAVCPNLLERRFEVSQPNQVWALDLTYLPTKEGWLYLAVTLDLHSRAVVGYAMDMQMPATLPLAALQMAAGRRLPPPGLLHHSDRGSQYASGIFQAELARMRARGSMSRKGDCWDNAVVESFFSSLKRELLEDTIFETRDVVRQAVFEFIEVFYNRQRRHSSLGYLTPLEFERQATAA, via the exons ATGACTGATCGCAGAATCCACACCGCCGAGTTCAAGCGAGACGCAGTGCAGCTTGCTCGAACGAGCGGCAACCTGTCGGGCACCGCGCGTGACCTGGGCATCAACAGCTCCCTGCTGCGCAAATGGATGAATGCTGAGCAGGAGAAGGGCGAGTTGGCATTCCCTGGTCAGGGCAAACAGCTCCTCACTCCAGAGCAACAGGAGATACAACGGCTTCGCAAGGAGAACGAAATCCTGCGACAGGAGCGCGAGATCC CTAAAAAAGGCGGCAGCCTTCTTCGCCAAAGAAACCACACGCTGAGGTATGAATTCATCCAAGATCAACGCCCCGAGTACCGCCTGGACCTGCTGTGCCGGGTGCTGGAGGTCTCGGTGAGCGGGTACCACAGCTGGCGAAGAAGGCCGATCTGCGACCGCAAGGAAGAGGATGCGCTGCTCGAGCAGCGCATCCAGGAAGTGCATCAACGTAGTAAACGCCGCTATGGGGCGCCACGCATTCACGCGGAGTTGCACGCTGGAGGAGTGCGCGTGTCCCGCAAGCGGGTGGCGCGTCTGATGCGTGCCAGTGGTCTGCGGGCCAAGGGAAAGCGCCGCTGGGTGCGGACCACGGAGAGCAGTCACACCATGGCCGTCTGCCCGAACCTGCTTGAGCGGCGGTTCGAGGTCTCGCAGCCGAACCAGGTCTGGGCGTTGGACCTGACGTATCTGCCCACGAAAGAGGGCTGGCTGTATCTCGCAGTCACCTTAGACCTGCATTCGCGAGCCGTGGTGGGTTACGCGATGGACATGCAGATGCCAGCCACCTTGCCACTGGCGGCCCTTCAGATGGCTGCTGGCCGACGTCTTCCGCCACCAGGCCTCCTTCATCACAGCGACAGGGGCAGTCAATACGCGAGTGGCATCTTTCAGGCAGAACTGGCCCGCATGCGGGCCAGGGGCAGTATGAGTCGTAAGGGGGATTGTTGGGACAACGCCGTGGTGGAAAGCTTCTTCAGCTCCCTGAAAAGGGAGTTGCTGGAGGACACCATCTTTGAGACCCGGGACGTGGTCCGACAAGCCGTATTTGAATTCATCGAGGTCTTCTACAACCGTCAGCGTCGTCACTCGTCTCTTGGGTACTTGACGCCCCTGGAGTTCGAACGCCAAGCTACAGCTGCTTAA
- a CDS encoding protein-tyrosine-phosphatase, protein MGFRVVHARDMQTDLNRLRALGTTTLAGFTEVDEMAALRVPLDHLSQAAQHCGVNHLHYPIRDVTAPEGHDTRQAALTFAQELARRVESGETVTVYCRGGLGRSGMMAGAVLTVLGVPPAAAVQAVRSVRPGAIETRAQEEFVRWMAGTEAHETTPPGTQGRPV, encoded by the coding sequence GTGGGCTTCCGGGTGGTCCACGCCCGCGATATGCAAACGGACCTGAATCGGCTCCGGGCTTTAGGAACCACCACCCTGGCAGGATTTACTGAAGTGGACGAGATGGCGGCCCTCAGGGTGCCGCTGGATCACTTGAGCCAGGCAGCACAGCATTGTGGCGTCAACCACCTGCACTATCCCATCCGGGATGTGACGGCGCCGGAGGGCCACGACACCCGGCAAGCCGCGCTGACGTTTGCTCAGGAGCTGGCACGCCGCGTCGAAAGCGGGGAAACCGTCACAGTCTACTGCCGTGGCGGGCTCGGTCGCTCCGGCATGATGGCCGGGGCGGTGCTGACGGTGTTGGGCGTCCCACCTGCGGCGGCCGTGCAGGCGGTCCGGAGTGTGCGACCCGGAGCGATCGAAACCCGGGCCCAGGAGGAGTTCGTGCGTTGGATGGCTGGAACTGAGGCCCATGAGACCACGCCACCCGGCACGCAGGGGAGACCCGTATGA
- a CDS encoding PD-(D/E)XK nuclease family protein: MVSVADHLNRLARLSAQEAEAISPLPDAVQLMTIHGSKGLEFPVVIIADVLRQGGGRTPPVRFDVEQGVALRLPLLEGDAPEWTALETLAKEQEGSEAERVAYVAFTRAADLLILSATGGDKGKAQERFAAFVASLPEEGVERQYLTPQDVVPVAPLPLRLDGARLILEVRTGPGVVLPGSLPVTSLGTYLQCPRMFAYRHLEGRLPLAQLWSERQAEEASNPERRAAGRQIGDAVHRALEHGWTAKDMQERLPYFSEPDLKTVIGLVQAMEGETYAPLHGRTFERERPLQVTIGPVTFEGIVDAYDREQRLVLDYKTDREVHPEDHLPQLALYAHHLGAREAALAYLRHKRLHLFGPEDLARGLDTVHAAVTRLTALDFSPTPDPVTCKRCAFKGVCDAAIRASP; this comes from the coding sequence GTGGTCAGCGTGGCCGACCACCTGAACCGGCTGGCGCGGCTGAGCGCCCAGGAAGCGGAGGCCATCAGCCCGCTCCCGGACGCGGTGCAGCTGATGACCATCCACGGCAGCAAAGGCCTGGAGTTCCCGGTGGTGATCATCGCTGACGTCCTGCGGCAGGGCGGGGGGCGCACGCCGCCGGTGCGCTTTGATGTCGAGCAGGGTGTGGCCCTGCGGCTGCCGCTGCTCGAAGGGGACGCCCCGGAATGGACCGCCCTGGAAACCCTGGCCAAAGAGCAGGAAGGAAGTGAGGCAGAGCGGGTGGCGTACGTCGCCTTTACCCGCGCGGCTGATCTGCTGATCCTGAGTGCCACCGGTGGGGACAAGGGGAAGGCTCAGGAGCGCTTCGCCGCTTTCGTGGCCTCTCTACCTGAAGAGGGTGTGGAACGGCAGTACCTGACGCCGCAGGACGTGGTCCCGGTGGCTCCGCTGCCCCTGCGTCTGGACGGAGCCCGGCTCATCCTGGAGGTCAGGACCGGCCCGGGCGTGGTCCTGCCGGGCAGCCTGCCGGTGACGAGCCTGGGAACGTACCTGCAGTGCCCGCGCATGTTCGCCTACCGGCACCTGGAAGGACGCCTGCCGCTGGCCCAGCTCTGGAGCGAGCGGCAGGCGGAAGAGGCGAGCAACCCCGAACGCCGCGCGGCTGGACGCCAGATTGGTGACGCGGTTCACCGGGCGCTTGAACACGGCTGGACGGCCAAAGACATGCAGGAGCGCCTGCCCTACTTCAGTGAACCGGACCTGAAGACCGTGATCGGGTTGGTGCAGGCTATGGAAGGGGAGACCTACGCGCCGCTTCATGGCCGCACGTTTGAGCGCGAGCGGCCCCTCCAGGTCACCATCGGGCCGGTCACGTTCGAAGGCATTGTCGATGCCTACGACCGGGAGCAGCGGCTGGTGCTTGATTACAAGACAGACCGCGAGGTGCACCCGGAGGATCATCTGCCGCAACTCGCCCTGTACGCGCACCACCTGGGCGCGCGAGAAGCCGCGCTGGCCTACCTGCGGCACAAGCGCCTGCACCTGTTTGGCCCGGAAGACCTCGCCCGTGGCCTGGACACTGTCCATGCGGCGGTCACGCGCCTCACGGCCCTTGACTTCTCCCCGACGCCAGATCCTGTCACGTGCAAGCGGTGCGCCTTCAAGGGGGTCTGCGACGCCGCCATCCGCGCGTCACCGTGA